A genomic region of Methanothermobacter thermautotrophicus str. Delta H contains the following coding sequences:
- a CDS encoding cyclophilin-like fold protein → MRIRITVEGKGHATGELDDRNPESARRIYDSLPIEGRALLWMEEVYFDIPLDLDYENPSDSASPGDISYWPPGYALCIFFGSTQPYSPVNHIGRITKNLELFFSVDEGDRIIIEREE, encoded by the coding sequence ATGAGGATAAGGATAACCGTTGAGGGTAAGGGCCATGCCACCGGTGAACTTGATGATAGAAACCCCGAATCTGCAAGGAGAATCTATGATAGCCTTCCTATTGAGGGGAGGGCCCTCCTCTGGATGGAAGAGGTCTACTTTGACATACCCCTCGACCTTGACTATGAGAACCCCTCTGATAGTGCCTCCCCTGGTGACATCTCCTACTGGCCGCCCGGTTATGCCCTGTGCATCTTCTTTGGATCAACACAGCCCTATTCACCTGTGAACCACATAGGCAGGATAACCAAAAACCTTGAGCTCTTCTTCAGTGTGGATGAGGGTGACAGGATAATAATAGAAAGGGAAGAGTAA
- a CDS encoding tRNA uridine(34) 5-carboxymethylaminomethyl modification radical SAM/GNAT enzyme Elp3, protein MKDASRLIINGIISGEIRTRKDLERFKHRVCREMGLERFMSNSEILEHATPEEKKVIEGLLRKKPTRTISGVAVVAVMCQPRECPHGRCLYCPESEKAPPSYTGEEPAALRARMYDFHPYRQVYNRLEQLHSIGHPVDKVELIVMGGTFPSHSLCYQEWFISMCLKAMVDFGAELRGIRVDVPEHHGYVKVEDAQRLNESSPVRCVGMTFETRPDYCREEDVDRMLGLGVTRVELGVQTIYNYIYQRIKRGHSIRDVVESNRILRDSGVKVAMHLMPGLFSDFERDLRIFRRIFRDPSFRPDMIKIYPCLVTRGSELYSLWERGLYKPYSTEEAVELIVEIKKMMPKWVRTMRIQRDIPSRLIVDGVRKSNLGEMVYRRLEEEGVRCRCIRCREVGHMSRRGVRVDEDAVTLMVEEYAATGGREFFLSQEDPENDVLVGFLRLRFPSEEAHRPEVDDKTALVRELHVYGSMLPIGERGDAVGQHRGYGEELLARAESLAADNGMEKILVTSGIGAREYYSKFGYLKEGPYMAKKL, encoded by the coding sequence ATGAAGGACGCGTCACGCCTCATAATCAATGGAATAATTTCAGGTGAAATAAGGACAAGGAAGGACCTTGAGAGGTTCAAGCACAGGGTCTGCCGTGAAATGGGACTTGAGAGATTCATGAGCAACTCTGAAATCCTTGAACATGCGACTCCGGAGGAGAAAAAGGTTATAGAGGGCCTCTTGAGAAAAAAACCCACAAGGACCATCTCAGGGGTTGCTGTCGTCGCTGTAATGTGCCAGCCCCGGGAATGCCCCCATGGGAGGTGCCTGTACTGTCCAGAGAGTGAAAAGGCACCTCCCAGTTACACTGGAGAGGAACCTGCAGCCCTGAGGGCCAGGATGTACGATTTCCACCCCTACAGGCAGGTTTACAACCGCCTGGAGCAGCTCCACAGCATAGGTCACCCCGTGGATAAGGTTGAACTCATAGTTATGGGGGGGACCTTCCCCTCCCACAGCCTCTGCTACCAGGAGTGGTTCATCTCCATGTGCCTCAAGGCCATGGTGGACTTCGGGGCGGAACTCAGGGGCATCAGGGTGGATGTGCCAGAACACCATGGATACGTGAAGGTTGAGGACGCCCAGAGACTAAACGAGTCCTCGCCGGTGAGATGCGTTGGCATGACCTTCGAGACAAGACCAGACTACTGCAGGGAGGAGGACGTGGACAGGATGCTGGGCCTGGGAGTTACCAGGGTCGAGCTGGGAGTTCAGACCATATACAACTACATCTACCAGCGGATCAAGAGAGGCCACAGCATAAGGGATGTGGTGGAATCCAACAGGATCCTCAGGGACTCCGGGGTGAAGGTTGCCATGCACCTGATGCCTGGCCTGTTCTCAGACTTTGAAAGGGACCTGCGCATATTCAGGAGGATATTCAGGGACCCCTCCTTCAGACCGGATATGATCAAGATATATCCCTGCCTTGTGACCCGTGGCAGCGAACTCTACAGCCTATGGGAGAGGGGCCTCTATAAGCCCTACTCCACTGAGGAGGCGGTTGAACTTATCGTGGAGATAAAGAAGATGATGCCGAAGTGGGTGAGGACCATGAGGATACAGAGGGATATTCCCTCACGGCTCATAGTGGACGGTGTCAGGAAGTCCAATCTCGGTGAAATGGTCTACAGGCGCCTGGAGGAGGAGGGGGTGAGGTGCAGGTGTATAAGGTGCCGTGAGGTTGGACACATGTCAAGGAGGGGTGTGAGGGTCGACGAGGATGCTGTTACCCTCATGGTGGAGGAGTACGCAGCCACCGGGGGGCGGGAGTTCTTCCTCTCCCAGGAGGACCCTGAAAATGACGTCCTTGTGGGTTTCCTGAGGCTGAGGTTCCCATCAGAGGAGGCCCACCGCCCCGAGGTCGATGATAAAACAGCCCTTGTAAGGGAACTGCATGTATACGGTTCAATGCTCCCCATAGGAGAAAGGGGAGATGCCGTTGGTCAGCACAGGGGCTACGGTGAGGAGCTACTTGCAAGGGCAGAGTCCCTGGCTGCTGATAATGGAATGGAGAAGATACTTGTAACAAGTGGGATAGGTGCCCGTGAATACTACAGCAAATTCGGATACCTGAAGGAGGGCCCCTACATGGCAAAGAAACTTTAG
- the deoC gene encoding deoxyribose-phosphate aldolase, giving the protein MNVETREELASLIDHTNVRADATENDIERLCREAVSYGFRCAVVTPTNVRLAAELLEGTDVTVCSVVGFPAGVSTPRVKALEASEAVENGAGEVDMVMNIGAMKSGNRELVYRDISGVVDAAGVPVKVILETAYLTDKEKVEACLISKEAGAAFVKTSTAYGGLAGATVEDVMLMRKTVGDEMGVKASGGIRDLETALAMIDAGADRIGTSTGVQIIEGWR; this is encoded by the coding sequence ATGAATGTGGAGACAAGGGAGGAACTTGCATCACTTATAGACCACACCAATGTGAGGGCTGATGCAACAGAAAATGATATTGAGAGGCTATGCAGGGAGGCGGTCAGCTACGGCTTCAGGTGCGCGGTGGTCACACCCACCAATGTCAGGCTGGCGGCTGAACTCCTTGAGGGGACCGATGTGACGGTCTGCTCAGTTGTTGGTTTCCCGGCAGGCGTCAGTACACCCCGCGTTAAGGCCCTTGAAGCCTCTGAGGCCGTTGAGAACGGGGCCGGTGAGGTGGACATGGTCATGAATATCGGGGCCATGAAGTCAGGCAATAGGGAGCTCGTATACAGGGATATCAGCGGCGTTGTTGATGCCGCCGGCGTCCCCGTCAAGGTTATACTTGAAACAGCCTATCTCACAGACAAGGAGAAGGTTGAAGCCTGCCTTATAAGTAAAGAGGCCGGTGCGGCATTTGTTAAAACATCAACAGCCTATGGTGGACTAGCCGGCGCCACAGTTGAGGATGTGATGCTCATGCGGAAAACGGTGGGTGATGAGATGGGAGTCAAGGCATCTGGGGGAATAAGGGATCTTGAAACAGCCCTTGCGATGATAGATGCTGGGGCAGACAGGATCGGGACATCAACCGGTGTACAGATAATCGAGGGATGGAGGTAG